The following coding sequences are from one Pseudomonas oryzae window:
- the thiE gene encoding thiamine phosphate synthase: MKPLRGLYAITDSQLLADGRLLPYVEAALKGGAKLLQYRDKSTDAALRLRQAEALAELCLRHGAQLIINDDLELAARLGVGLHLGQEDGSLSAARALLGRHAIIGATCHARLELAEQARNEGASYVAFGRFFNSQTKPGAPAATPELLDEARARLRLPIVAIGGVTLDNAPGLIARGASMVAVIHALFAAPNAAEVERRAHAFSQLFADI; this comes from the coding sequence ATGAAGCCGCTGCGCGGACTCTATGCCATTACCGACAGCCAGCTGCTGGCCGACGGCCGCCTGCTGCCTTACGTCGAGGCCGCGCTCAAGGGCGGCGCCAAGCTGCTGCAGTACCGTGACAAGTCCACGGACGCCGCGCTGCGCCTGCGCCAGGCCGAAGCGCTGGCCGAGCTGTGCCTGCGCCACGGCGCGCAGCTGATCATCAACGACGACCTGGAGCTGGCCGCACGGCTGGGCGTCGGCCTGCACCTGGGCCAGGAGGACGGTTCGCTGTCCGCCGCCCGTGCCCTGCTCGGCCGCCACGCGATCATCGGCGCCACCTGCCACGCCCGTCTGGAGCTGGCCGAGCAGGCGCGCAACGAAGGCGCCAGCTATGTCGCCTTTGGCCGCTTCTTCAACTCGCAGACCAAGCCCGGCGCCCCGGCCGCCACCCCCGAGCTGCTCGACGAGGCGCGCGCGCGCCTGCGTCTGCCGATCGTCGCCATCGGCGGCGTGACCCTCGACAACGCTCCCGGGCTGATCGCCCGCGGCGCCAGCATGGTCGCCGTGATCCACGCCCTGTTCGCCGCCCCGAATGCCGCCGAAGTCGAGCGCCGCGCGCACGCCTTCAGCCAACTGTTCGCCGACATCTGA
- a CDS encoding hydroxymethylpyrimidine/phosphomethylpyrimidine kinase has product MNRYPSRPVVLCLSGHDPSGGAGLQADIEALLAQGCHAAPAVTALTVQDTVNVSDFRVLDRAWVLAQADAVIRDLPVAAVKLGMLGSLEMVDTVVEIMARLPGVPLVCDPVLRAGGGGALGKDEVGYAIRERLLPLCRIATPNLPEARILAELPEGSADACAAKLLPLCEHLLITGGHGDEREVHNRLYSRDGSRHDFTCARLPGSYHGSGCTLASTLAGRLALGEELVSAVRSALDYTWRTLRDAEQPGHGQYVPRRLPLDFRS; this is encoded by the coding sequence ATGAACCGATACCCTTCCCGTCCCGTCGTCCTCTGTCTGTCCGGCCACGATCCCAGTGGCGGCGCCGGCCTGCAGGCGGACATCGAAGCCCTGCTCGCCCAGGGCTGCCACGCCGCGCCGGCGGTCACCGCGCTGACCGTGCAGGACACCGTCAACGTCAGCGACTTCCGCGTCCTCGACCGCGCCTGGGTACTGGCCCAGGCCGATGCGGTGATCCGCGACCTGCCGGTCGCCGCGGTCAAGCTCGGCATGCTCGGCTCGCTGGAGATGGTCGACACCGTGGTCGAGATCATGGCCCGCCTGCCCGGCGTGCCGCTGGTCTGCGACCCGGTACTGCGCGCCGGCGGTGGCGGCGCGCTGGGCAAGGACGAGGTCGGCTACGCGATCCGCGAGCGCCTGCTGCCGCTGTGCCGCATCGCCACCCCCAACCTGCCGGAGGCGCGCATCCTCGCCGAGCTGCCCGAGGGCAGTGCCGACGCCTGCGCCGCGAAGCTGCTGCCGCTGTGCGAGCACCTGTTGATCACCGGCGGCCACGGCGACGAGCGCGAGGTGCACAATCGCCTGTACTCGCGCGACGGCAGTCGCCACGACTTCACCTGCGCGCGCCTGCCGGGCAGCTATCACGGCTCCGGCTGCACCCTGGCCAGCACCCTGGCCGGCCGCCTGGCGCTGGGCGAGGAGCTGGTCAGCGCGGTGCGCTCGGCGCTCGACTACACCTGGCGCACCCTGCGCGACGCCGAGCAGCCCGGCCACGGCCAGTACGTGCCGCGCCGCCTGCCGCTGGATTTCCGTTCCTGA
- a CDS encoding acyl-CoA dehydrogenase family protein encodes MSLEQYAETHLVTNQPAPLDGANLYRGDRPLQEWLLRFGAAWGEARLVEYGELAGGPLLAAGFAANRHVPELRSHDRYGYRIDQVEFHPAWHRLLQAGIAHGLHALPWREPRPGAQVLRAGLFYLHNQAEAGSACPLTMTHAGVAVLRRQGELAETWLPKVLSLDYDPQPLPIGDKRGLTLGMALTEKQGGTDLRANSTRAFAVGARGPGQLYELLGHKWFCSAPMSDGFLTLAHSEGGLSCFLLPRLRPDGAHNRIHIQRLKDKLGNRSNASAELEYRGALAWMVGEEGRGIATVLEMVALTRFDCMTGSAALMRQALSQALHHCAQRRVGDRVLEAQPLMQNVLADLALESEAALALSLRLGHALERPEDEQERHFARLLTAVGKYWVCKRAPAFVNEAQECLGGAGYVEESILPRLYREAPVNSIWEGSGNVQCLDVLRALDKTPAVAEALCAELADGHGEARLRALVLRIKHALRDRDGLEYRARQLSGEIAVALQASLLLQGAPQVVSDAFLAARLDAPARGYGCLPRGVEVAALLARSRLHGFD; translated from the coding sequence ATGAGCCTGGAGCAGTATGCGGAAACCCACCTAGTGACCAACCAGCCCGCGCCGCTGGACGGCGCCAACCTGTACCGCGGCGACCGCCCGCTGCAGGAGTGGCTGCTGCGCTTCGGCGCCGCCTGGGGCGAGGCGCGCCTGGTCGAGTACGGCGAACTGGCCGGTGGTCCGCTGCTGGCGGCGGGGTTCGCCGCCAACCGCCATGTCCCCGAGCTGCGCAGCCACGACCGCTACGGCTACCGCATCGATCAGGTCGAGTTCCATCCGGCTTGGCACCGGCTGCTGCAGGCCGGCATCGCGCACGGGCTGCACGCGCTGCCCTGGCGCGAGCCGCGCCCCGGCGCCCAGGTGCTGCGCGCCGGGCTGTTCTACCTGCACAACCAGGCCGAGGCCGGCAGCGCCTGCCCGCTGACCATGACTCACGCCGGCGTCGCCGTGCTGCGCCGCCAGGGCGAGCTGGCCGAGACCTGGCTGCCGAAGGTGCTCAGCCTCGACTACGACCCGCAGCCCTTGCCGATCGGCGACAAGCGCGGCCTGACCCTGGGCATGGCGCTGACCGAGAAGCAGGGCGGCACCGACCTGCGCGCCAACAGCACGCGCGCCTTCGCCGTCGGCGCGCGCGGGCCGGGCCAGCTGTACGAGCTGCTCGGGCACAAGTGGTTCTGCTCGGCGCCGATGTCCGACGGTTTCCTCACCCTGGCGCACAGCGAGGGTGGTCTGAGCTGCTTCCTGCTGCCGCGCCTGCGCCCGGACGGCGCGCATAACCGCATCCATATCCAGCGCCTCAAGGACAAGCTGGGCAACCGCAGCAACGCTTCGGCGGAACTCGAGTATCGCGGCGCGCTGGCCTGGATGGTCGGCGAGGAGGGCCGCGGCATCGCCACCGTGCTGGAGATGGTCGCGCTGACCCGCTTCGACTGCATGACCGGTTCGGCGGCGCTGATGCGCCAGGCGCTCAGCCAGGCCCTGCACCACTGCGCGCAGCGCCGCGTCGGCGACCGGGTGCTGGAGGCGCAGCCGCTGATGCAGAACGTGCTGGCCGACCTGGCGCTGGAGTCCGAGGCGGCGCTGGCCCTGAGCCTGCGCCTGGGCCACGCCCTGGAGCGCCCGGAGGACGAGCAGGAGCGCCATTTCGCCCGCCTGCTCACCGCGGTCGGCAAGTACTGGGTGTGCAAGCGCGCGCCGGCCTTCGTCAACGAGGCGCAGGAGTGCCTGGGCGGCGCCGGCTACGTCGAGGAGAGCATCCTGCCGCGGCTGTACCGCGAGGCGCCGGTCAACTCGATCTGGGAAGGCTCGGGCAACGTGCAGTGTCTCGACGTGCTGCGTGCGCTGGACAAGACGCCGGCGGTGGCGGAGGCGCTGTGTGCCGAACTGGCCGACGGCCACGGCGAGGCGCGCCTCAGGGCGCTGGTGCTGCGGATCAAGCACGCCCTGCGCGATCGCGACGGCCTCGAGTACCGCGCCCGCCAGCTGAGCGGCGAGATCGCCGTGGCGCTGCAGGCCAGCCTGCTGCTGCAGGGCGCGCCGCAGGTGGTCAGCGACGCCTTCCTCGCTGCGCGCCTGGATGCGCCGGCCAGGGGCTACGGCTGCCTGCCGCGCGGCGTGGAAGTGGCGGCGCTGCTGGCGCGCAGTCGCCTGCATGGGTTCGACTGA
- a CDS encoding SEC-C domain-containing protein, protein MAFVDPSRFSNPLRRFARTLVADASPEVAAPLPLPESLADEPWFSVGRAQASLGGARVDGWCLQEWPGQALRATFSACWRDGDGRLWNVLPGGRTWLFLPDPRRRYAGVPIAPRYQALSRDVLLADFLRVSAELARLAPDSVARQTLQQTAERLEGWLALGGKGDAPCPCQSGKRYQNCCSRRLRDSL, encoded by the coding sequence ATGGCCTTTGTCGATCCCTCCCGCTTCAGCAACCCCCTGCGCCGTTTCGCCCGCACCCTGGTGGCCGATGCCAGTCCCGAGGTGGCGGCGCCCCTGCCGTTGCCGGAGAGCCTGGCCGACGAGCCCTGGTTTTCGGTGGGGCGCGCGCAGGCCAGCCTGGGCGGTGCGCGGGTGGATGGCTGGTGCCTGCAGGAGTGGCCGGGGCAGGCGCTGCGCGCCACCTTCAGCGCCTGCTGGCGGGACGGCGACGGCAGGCTGTGGAACGTGTTGCCCGGTGGCCGCACCTGGCTGTTCCTGCCCGATCCGCGCCGCCGCTACGCGGGCGTGCCGATCGCGCCGCGCTACCAGGCGCTGAGCCGCGACGTGCTGCTCGCCGACTTCCTCAGGGTCAGTGCCGAGCTGGCGCGCCTGGCGCCCGACAGCGTGGCGCGGCAGACCCTGCAGCAGACCGCAGAGCGCCTCGAGGGCTGGCTGGCGCTGGGCGGCAAGGGCGACGCCCCGTGTCCGTGCCAGAGCGGCAAGCGTTACCAGAACTGCTGCAGCCGCCGGCTGCGTGACAGCCTGTGA
- a CDS encoding pseudouridine synthase, with protein MARPPRPSSPAPRARKGARGPSAARPQPPRRQAKAPPAEPRLILLNKPFDVLTQFADADGRATLKDYVPVPGVYPAGRLDRDSEGLLLLTNDGRLQARIADPKHKLAKTYWVQVEGEASEEQLARLRAGVELNDGPTLPAEARRIATPALWERDPPVRFRKNVPTCWLELVIREGRNRQVRRMTAAVGLPTLRLVRVRIGPWGLDGLAPGEWRDVPARL; from the coding sequence ATGGCTCGTCCGCCGCGTCCGTCGTCGCCCGCCCCGCGTGCCCGCAAGGGCGCGCGGGGGCCATCCGCCGCCCGCCCGCAGCCGCCGCGCCGCCAGGCCAAGGCACCGCCGGCCGAGCCGCGGCTGATCCTGCTCAACAAACCGTTCGACGTGCTGACCCAGTTCGCCGACGCTGATGGCCGCGCCACCCTCAAGGACTACGTGCCGGTGCCCGGCGTCTATCCGGCCGGGCGTCTGGATCGCGACAGCGAGGGCCTGCTGCTGCTGACCAACGACGGCCGCCTGCAGGCACGCATCGCCGATCCGAAGCACAAGCTGGCCAAGACCTACTGGGTGCAGGTGGAGGGAGAGGCGAGCGAGGAGCAACTGGCGCGTCTGCGCGCCGGGGTGGAGCTCAACGACGGACCGACCCTGCCGGCCGAGGCGCGGCGCATCGCGACGCCGGCGCTGTGGGAGCGCGATCCACCGGTGCGTTTTCGCAAGAACGTGCCGACCTGCTGGCTGGAGCTGGTGATCCGTGAGGGGCGCAACCGCCAGGTGCGCCGGATGACGGCGGCGGTGGGCTTGCCGACCCTGCGCCTGGTGCGGGTACGCATCGGGCCGTGGGGGCTGGACGGGCTGGCGCCCGGAGAGTGGCGGGACGTGCCGGCGCGGCTGTGA
- a CDS encoding globin: MTPANRVMQSYGRCCASPSFFDTFYQHFLSSSPAIREKFVKTDMTAQKHLLRAGILNLVLYARGMSDTKLRALGQSHSREGFDIRPELYDLWLDSLLLSVKQHDPEANGEDLAAWREVLGKGINLIKSFY; this comes from the coding sequence ATGACTCCCGCCAACCGCGTGATGCAAAGCTATGGCCGCTGCTGCGCCAGCCCGAGCTTTTTCGATACCTTCTACCAGCACTTCCTCTCCAGTTCGCCGGCGATTCGCGAGAAGTTCGTCAAGACCGACATGACCGCGCAGAAACACCTGCTGCGCGCCGGCATCCTCAATCTGGTGCTGTACGCCCGCGGCATGTCCGACACCAAGCTGCGCGCGCTCGGCCAGAGCCACTCCCGCGAAGGCTTCGACATCCGCCCGGAACTGTACGACCTGTGGCTGGACTCGCTGCTGCTGTCGGTCAAGCAGCACGACCCGGAGGCCAACGGCGAAGACCTCGCCGCCTGGCGCGAAGTGCTGGGCAAGGGCATCAACCTGATCAAGTCGTTCTACTGA
- a CDS encoding DUF2788 domain-containing protein, which yields MDPEVFEHWMMNSLIVALVGFMAFIVWDLAKKSNAGKFGTMVLFFALGLGVLGFVIKTLVIGSLEGM from the coding sequence ATGGATCCCGAAGTTTTCGAGCACTGGATGATGAACAGCCTGATCGTTGCCCTGGTCGGCTTCATGGCATTCATCGTCTGGGATCTGGCGAAAAAATCCAATGCCGGCAAGTTCGGCACCATGGTTCTCTTCTTTGCCCTCGGTTTGGGCGTACTCGGCTTCGTCATCAAGACACTGGTGATCGGTAGCCTCGAAGGCATGTAA
- a CDS encoding Lrp/AsnC family transcriptional regulator encodes MSKLDRYDLRILAELQRDARISNQELAERIGLSPSPCSRRVRQLEDDGYILRQVALLDRKKLGLTLTVYVLVGMDRHTPERFAHFESVIRQCPQVLECSLVTGMEADYQLKVVVPDMDHYQQFLLGTLTRIDGVSSVRSSFVLNQVLAGTELPLEHLR; translated from the coding sequence ATGAGCAAACTCGACCGCTACGACCTTCGTATCCTGGCCGAACTGCAGCGCGATGCGCGGATCTCCAACCAGGAGCTGGCCGAGCGCATCGGCCTGTCGCCCTCGCCCTGTTCGCGGCGAGTCAGGCAACTGGAGGACGACGGCTATATCCTGCGCCAAGTGGCGCTGCTCGACCGCAAGAAGCTCGGCCTGACCCTCACCGTGTATGTGCTGGTCGGCATGGACCGCCACACCCCGGAGCGCTTCGCCCACTTCGAATCGGTGATCCGCCAGTGCCCGCAGGTGCTGGAGTGCAGCCTGGTCACCGGCATGGAGGCGGACTACCAGCTCAAGGTGGTGGTGCCGGACATGGACCACTACCAGCAGTTCCTGCTCGGCACCCTGACCCGCATCGACGGCGTGTCCAGCGTGCGCTCCAGTTTCGTGCTCAACCAAGTGCTGGCCGGCACCGAGCTGCCGTTAGAACATCTGCGCTGA
- a CDS encoding cation diffusion facilitator family transporter → MSLSREHGRLMRLASAAALATALTLVAAKAFAWWLSGSVSLLAGLTDSLLDGAASLINLIAVHYALRPADADHRYGHGKAEALAGLGQAVFIAISAVLVGIRGFERLQDPQPIAATHIGVAVMLLSLALTGLLLMFQRHVVRVTGSTAIRADSLHYASDLLLNTSILAALLLAAWGWTRADALFGVAIALYILWSALTIVRESAAVLMDKELPLEISERMQQLALGVPGVLGAHDLRTRMSGTRWFVQLHLDLPASMTLHEAHDLCEAVEFAILAEFPRAEVLVHADPQQ, encoded by the coding sequence ATGAGCCTGAGCCGCGAACACGGCCGCCTGATGCGTCTGGCCTCGGCTGCCGCCCTGGCCACCGCACTGACCCTGGTGGCCGCCAAGGCCTTCGCCTGGTGGCTGAGCGGCTCGGTGAGCCTGCTCGCCGGCCTGACCGACTCGCTGCTGGACGGCGCCGCCTCGCTGATCAACCTGATCGCGGTGCACTACGCCCTGCGCCCGGCCGACGCCGACCACCGCTACGGCCACGGCAAGGCCGAGGCACTGGCCGGGCTCGGCCAGGCGGTATTCATCGCCATCAGCGCGGTACTGGTGGGCATCCGCGGCTTCGAACGCCTGCAGGACCCGCAGCCGATCGCCGCCACCCACATCGGCGTGGCGGTGATGCTGCTGTCGCTGGCGCTCACCGGGCTGTTGCTGATGTTCCAGCGCCACGTGGTCAGGGTCACCGGCTCCACGGCGATCCGCGCCGACTCGCTGCACTACGCCTCGGACCTGCTGCTCAACACCAGCATCCTCGCCGCCCTGCTGCTCGCCGCCTGGGGCTGGACGCGCGCCGATGCGCTGTTCGGCGTCGCCATCGCCCTGTACATCCTGTGGAGCGCGCTGACCATCGTGCGCGAGTCGGCGGCGGTGCTGATGGACAAGGAGCTGCCGCTGGAGATCAGCGAACGCATGCAGCAGCTGGCCCTCGGCGTGCCCGGCGTGCTCGGCGCCCACGATCTGCGCACGCGGATGTCCGGCACCCGCTGGTTCGTCCAGCTGCACCTCGACCTGCCGGCCAGCATGACCCTGCACGAGGCGCATGACCTGTGCGAGGCCGTCGAATTCGCCATCCTTGCCGAGTTCCCGCGCGCCGAGGTGCTGGTGCACGCCGACCCGCAGCAGTGA
- a CDS encoding polyribonucleotide nucleotidyltransferase, with amino-acid sequence MRTSQRIVGGVLAASLLAQLAGCGTLFYPERRGQLNGQIDPAVAALNAIGILFYVVPGLIAFAIDFATGAIYLPEGRYSVAPERLQEAVGSDGHIDHARLRAILREELARDLQLDDPRLIRHGGNLEQLAAFGLHPAA; translated from the coding sequence ATGCGTACCTCACAGCGGATCGTCGGCGGCGTGCTCGCCGCCTCCCTGCTCGCCCAGCTCGCCGGCTGCGGCACCCTGTTCTATCCGGAGCGCCGCGGCCAGCTCAACGGCCAGATCGATCCGGCCGTCGCCGCCCTGAATGCCATCGGTATCCTGTTCTACGTGGTGCCGGGCCTGATCGCCTTCGCCATCGATTTCGCCACCGGCGCCATCTACCTGCCCGAAGGCCGCTACTCGGTCGCCCCCGAACGTCTGCAGGAGGCGGTCGGCAGCGACGGTCACATCGACCATGCCCGCCTGCGCGCCATCCTGCGCGAGGAGCTGGCTCGCGACCTGCAGCTCGACGATCCGCGCCTGATCCGCCACGGCGGCAACCTCGAGCAGCTCGCCGCCTTCGGCCTGCACCCGGCTGCCTGA
- a CDS encoding IS3 family transposase (programmed frameshift) produces the protein MARQASSMKQTRTRHSQAYKDEALALAERIGVSKAAEQLGLHASQLYGWRSKKQHTQTSSEREQSLADENARLKRLLAEQAEELAIGKKGRRVLCQEPQVKYAFMRAHVLQFPVKTMSRVLGVARSGFYAWCSRKTSMRDQRRAELDRQVAQAYSTRKGRSGAPRLCHDLREAGLSCNRKTVAASMQRQGLRARAARKFKATTNSRHSLPVAENLLKQDFTASAPNQKWVGDITYLHTEEGWLYLAVVIDLYSRMVIGWAMGERMTADLAGDALRMALWRRKQPTGVIVHSDRGSQYCSAAYQELIRTYHLQCSMSAKGNCYDNACAESFFHSLKVECIHGERFVTRSQMRETVFEYIEIDYNRQRRHSTLGHISPEAFEARMSA, from the exons ATGGCAAGACAAGCAAGCTCAATGAAACAAACCCGCACCCGCCATTCTCAAGCCTACAAGGACGAAGCGCTGGCTTTGGCCGAGCGAATCGGTGTCAGTAAAGCTGCCGAACAGCTTGGCCTCCATGCCTCCCAGCTCTACGGCTGGCGGAGCAAGAAGCAGCATACCCAGACCAGCAGCGAGCGCGAGCAGTCACTGGCCGACGAGAACGCCCGGCTCAAGCGGCTGCTGGCTGAACAAGCTGAGGAGCTGGCCATCG GTAAAAAAGGCCGCCGCGTACTTTGCCAAGAGCCTCAAGTGAAGTACGCCTTCATGAGAGCGCACGTCTTGCAGTTCCCGGTGAAAACCATGAGCCGAGTGCTGGGCGTCGCTCGCAGTGGCTTCTACGCTTGGTGCTCACGCAAAACATCAATGCGCGACCAGCGAAGGGCCGAACTGGATCGGCAGGTCGCGCAGGCATACAGCACACGCAAGGGGCGCAGCGGAGCTCCACGGTTGTGCCACGATCTGCGGGAGGCTGGGCTGTCCTGCAATCGCAAGACGGTTGCTGCCTCGATGCAACGGCAAGGACTGCGCGCCAGGGCCGCCAGGAAGTTCAAGGCCACGACAAACTCCCGACACTCGCTGCCGGTGGCAGAGAACCTGCTCAAGCAGGATTTCACGGCATCGGCACCGAACCAGAAATGGGTAGGTGACATCACCTATCTGCACACAGAGGAAGGCTGGCTGTATCTGGCGGTGGTTATCGATCTGTACTCACGGATGGTGATCGGCTGGGCCATGGGCGAGCGCATGACGGCCGACTTGGCCGGCGATGCTTTGCGCATGGCGCTGTGGCGACGCAAGCAGCCCACGGGCGTGATTGTGCACAGCGACCGCGGCAGCCAGTACTGCTCGGCGGCCTATCAGGAGCTGATCCGTACCTATCACTTGCAATGCAGCATGAGCGCGAAGGGCAACTGCTACGACAATGCCTGCGCGGAGAGCTTCTTCCACAGCCTGAAGGTGGAATGCATCCACGGCGAGCGCTTCGTGACCCGCTCCCAGATGCGTGAAACCGTGTTTGAATACATCGAAATCGACTACAACCGCCAGCGGCGGCACAGCACGCTGGGGCACATCAGCCCGGAGGCCTTCGAGGCCCGGATGAGTGCTTAA
- the cadR gene encoding Cd(II)/Pb(II)-responsive transcriptional regulator, whose product MKIGELARTTGTQVETIRYYEREGLLASPARSDGNFRIYTEAHVERLSFIRRCRMLDMTHAEIRGLLHFKDAPSEHCADVNTLLDAHIGHVTARIEELRQLEQQLKSLRECCNEPSTAAHCGILHELSQPLCEDETSESNHMRCTHSRGIPHQS is encoded by the coding sequence GTGAAAATCGGTGAGCTGGCCAGAACCACGGGCACCCAGGTCGAAACCATCCGCTACTACGAGCGCGAGGGGCTACTCGCCTCGCCCGCCCGCAGCGACGGCAACTTTCGCATCTACACCGAAGCGCATGTCGAAAGGCTGTCCTTCATTCGCCGTTGCCGCATGTTGGACATGACACACGCCGAGATTCGGGGACTGCTCCACTTCAAGGATGCTCCCAGCGAACACTGCGCCGATGTGAACACCCTGCTGGACGCGCACATCGGCCATGTCACCGCACGCATCGAGGAGCTTCGCCAGCTGGAGCAACAGCTCAAGAGCTTGCGTGAATGCTGCAACGAGCCGAGTACCGCTGCCCACTGCGGCATCCTCCACGAATTGTCGCAGCCGTTATGCGAAGACGAAACGAGCGAGAGCAATCACATGCGCTGCACGCATTCAAGAGGTATCCCCCATCAGAGCTAG